The following DNA comes from Rubidibacter lacunae KORDI 51-2.
GCTTATCCGGAAGGCATATGCCTGCACGAGCTGTTCGAGGCGCAGGTTGCAAAGAACCCGTCAGCCGTGGCGCTGGTCTTTGAAGGCGAGGAGCTGAGCTATGGCGTGCTGAATGGGCAGGCAAACCGTCTGGCGCATCATCTTCGGGGTCTGGGTGTGGGTCCGGACAGTCTTGTTGGGCTTTGCGTGGAGCGCGGCTTTGAGATGGTGGTGGGGCTTTTGGCAGTGCTGAAGGCGGGCGGGGCCTATGTGCCTTTGGACCCTGGCTATCCCGTGGAGTGCTTGCGCTGCATGCTGGAGGACAGCGGTCCGCGGGTGCTGCTGCATGACGGCAGTGCTGTTGACGAACTACTCAAAGACTGTTCGGACATTGAGATTCTGAACCTCAAGTCCGTTGCCAGGCAGTGGGTGCAACGGTCGGCTAAGAACCCGGCCCGTAAAAGTCTTACCCCCCAACATCTGGCCTATGCGATCTATACCTCCGGGTCCACGGGACAGCCGAAGGGCGTTATGGTCGAACACGGGAGCATCGTGAACCATGTGCTGTGGTTGCTGGATGAGCTTGCCTTGGTCGCGGACGATGTGGTGCTGCAAAAGACACCGCTCGGCTTTGACCTTTCGGTCTGGGAGATTTTCGTGCCGTTGATGTGCGGGGCGCGGCTGGTGCTCGCCCGGCCGGAGGGTCACAAGGACCCGGCCTATCTGGCGGACGTTATTCGCGAGACAGGGGTTACCGTACTCCAATTTGTACCGTCGATGATGGAAGCGTTTCTAGCTCATCGGGGTATTGCCGACGCCTGCAAGGGCGTCAGACATGTCCTCAGCGGCGGCGAAGCCCTGCCTGTAAGCCTGTTGCTTGAAATTAGCCGTCAACTACCGGCTGCGAGCCTGCACAATCATTACGGTCCGACCGAGGCGACAGTAAATGTCACCGCCTGGACCTTTCCGGCTGGGTTCGAGGGCAGGAGCGTTCCTATCGGGCATCCTGTTGCCAACACGCAAGTTTACATTCTTGACAGCCGGGGATGTCCCGTTCCTGTGGGTGTGACGGGAGAGCTTTACATTGGCGGCGTTCAGGTTGCGCGCGGCTATCTGAACCGCCCTGACCTGACAGCGGAACAGTTTATCCCCGACCCGTTTAGCGACGTTCCCGATGCGCGGCTCTATCGGACGGGGGATCTAGGTCGATGGCGGACGGATGGGACGATCGAGTATCTGGGCCGCCGGGACTGTCAGGTGAAGATCCGAGGGCACCGGATCGAGCTTGGTGAAATTGAGGCATGCCTGCGCGCGCATGCGGTTGTGGGTGATGCGGTTGTAGTCGCACACGATTCAGGGCGTGAGGGCGGCACAACGCTTGCGGCCTATGTGGTTACGGATAAGGGTGGCGCTAGCCCTAAAGATGCCGCTGTTGCTAACGATAGCCCTAACAGTGGCGGTGTTGGGGTGGATGTGCAGGCGCTCCGGGACCATGCCGCGCGGCATCTGCCGCCGTGGATGGTTCCTTCGGCCTATGTGTTGATGGAGGCGTTTCCGCTGACAGCGAGCGGTAAGCTGGACCGGCGGGCGCTTCCGACCCCGGACGGGGCAGCCTATGTCCGGCGAGCCTATGAAGCCCCTGCCGGGGCGGTGGAGGAGACACTGGCGCGGAACTGGTCGAAGCTTCTGGGGGTCGAAAAGGTCGGCCGCCACGACAACTTCTTTGACCTGGGCGGCCATTCGCTACTGGCCGTGCAGGCGATCGCACGACTGCGCGAGACCGGTCTTCGCTTGGATGTGCGCGACCTGTTCGTGGCTCCG
Coding sequences within:
- a CDS encoding non-ribosomal peptide synthetase, which gives rise to MDDLKTTSNQKRQYASGRFPLSSNQQMVWIDQLLNPDSPAYNFGVVTEVVEQIDIEALLEALDVVADKHDALRTSFYVEDGIPFQEFTDSIDVNTCTIDLSNERDPEDEAEKYLRLKINEPFVLHENRLWDAHLIKIDRKKHYLFLRFHHLINDSFGISLIGESLSKSYNKIVQGDSFLVTDEVDSIAEESSERYSKFLKEDLAYLTSAEFDRDREFWFDRFSDLPSPVFPNSVLRNGHSYSDNLEWELDRTTYDKCSALASSQGCSMLHFMLALIALYLTRVQALDEIVLGVPLHNRTNPRQRRTLGMFAAFLPLKIRVDRARSFTALLKRVSSDTQCCYPHQRFPVAEINRSLNLGSAGRIQLFDVGFNFVTAAIEIPFDGTLCRFQRIIPSSSLNSLDIFVFEHSLAANVSVRFDYSADTFERQDVEAMRQRIAILLDAILEDENCPIGQLPLMTVAERRQVVEEWNASAAAYPEGICLHELFEAQVAKNPSAVALVFEGEELSYGVLNGQANRLAHHLRGLGVGPDSLVGLCVERGFEMVVGLLAVLKAGGAYVPLDPGYPVECLRCMLEDSGPRVLLHDGSAVDELLKDCSDIEILNLKSVARQWVQRSAKNPARKSLTPQHLAYAIYTSGSTGQPKGVMVEHGSIVNHVLWLLDELALVADDVVLQKTPLGFDLSVWEIFVPLMCGARLVLARPEGHKDPAYLADVIRETGVTVLQFVPSMMEAFLAHRGIADACKGVRHVLSGGEALPVSLLLEISRQLPAASLHNHYGPTEATVNVTAWTFPAGFEGRSVPIGHPVANTQVYILDSRGCPVPVGVTGELYIGGVQVARGYLNRPDLTAEQFIPDPFSDVPDARLYRTGDLGRWRTDGTIEYLGRRDCQVKIRGHRIELGEIEACLRAHAVVGDAVVVAHDSGREGGTTLAAYVVTDKGGASPKDAAVANDSPNSGGVGVDVQALRDHAARHLPPWMVPSAYVLMEAFPLTASGKLDRRALPTPDGAAYVRRAYEAPAGAVEETLARNWSKLLGVEKVGRHDNFFDLGGHSLLAVQAIARLRETGLRLDVRDLFVAPELSALALTAAPAVEVEVPENMIPAGCTAIEPSMLTLVDLDP